Genomic window (Leptospira kanakyensis):
AGTTGGTTTTTGGCAATCACACCTGGGTCAATGTAACCGGAATACTTCACCGGTTGGCCTGGTGTGACCACATACTTCATATGATCCTGACCAAAAGCCAAAAAGAACCTGTCGGTGAAGAAATAACTAATCTTTAAATTGTATTGAGGGATTTCAAATTTGGAAGGGTTTAAATAAACCTCTGCCTTAAACGATTCCGGTTTATCTTTTGCGTTCACGTCTTTGAGAGTATACTCGTAACCCGGGCCGCGGAAATTAATATCGCTTTGTGTATAATAACTTCGATTGTAACCCCATTGGAAATTCCATCTACCCTTCTTATCAAGAATGGTTTCGGTAGGTTCATTTTCGTTGGCTGAAATGGAAGAATTAAAAAATAGGCAAACAACAAAAACAAAAAGGCAATGTTTGATAGAAATAAACAGGTGTTTATTCCTGGAATCATACAGATTGGACATAGCGCCATATTCTAGATAGATACTAAAATAGAATAGACGAATGTTTGTTTGGTTCTGAAAAAGAAGATATTTTTCAGTAGGGATAAATACTATATTTAATTTTGTTCGAATTGGATCGCGGTCTCTATGAGAGCGGAGGTTATTTTTTTCTGGAAATTTTTATTTTCTTTACTTCCTTAGATTTAAGGATTTTTGGGCGCCTCGAACTAGTTAGGTGATCTTACTATGATTCTAAACCGACCGGGCTTCCTCCGGGGTGCGCTAAACGCTCCCGTCTCACCCGAGTCGGGTGAGACCAAGCCCTTCGGATCCCGTGGCGCAGGGATGGTTACCAGATAAAGAGGGAGGGTTTGCTGAAGTTGGCACCGTTTGTGGTAACAACCAAAAGTTTTCCATTGATAGGATTGATTACCGCAGAAGGAATTAAACCTGAATTAGCTGCTTGCCCCGCAGATATATCAGTATGGTTGCAACTAGTTCCATCCAAATTACAGCGAAATAGACTTAGTTTGGCATTGCCATAATCCCCATTCTGCGTAATCACTAACAGTTTTCCATTCGTGAGATCTACAATAGCATTGGGAGAAAACCCAGAATTATTCCCTTGCCCCGCAGATATATCAGTATGGTTGCAACTAGTTCCATCCAAATTACAGCGAAACAGGCTTGGTTTGTAATTATTAAGCCTATTCTCTACGATAAGTAATAACTTACTGCTGACCCAATCTAAGACGATACTACCGTTGCTGAAAGCTAACGAACCAGCTAATTGTCCTGCTGAAAGATCGGCATGGGTGCAATTTGTTCCATCCAAGTTGCACCGGAAAAGAGAAGGTGTCCTATCGAAAATAGTGCCACCATTTTGAGTCACAACTAACAATTTGCTACTGACCTGGTCCAAGACGACTCTAGGTAGATAGCCAGAAGAATTTCCCTGCCCAGCAGAAATATCGACATGGATTCCAGTTGTATTTGTTCCGGGAGGGGTAGTTGTTGTAATCGCACTTGCTTCCAATAATGAGACAGTACTAGATCCAGCTACACTACTAGCCACCACTCTAAAGTAATACAAAGTCCCACCGGTAAGTCCTGTGATCGTAGCATAAGGATCAGCTACCGGCCCAAAACTAGTCGATGCTGTTGTGACCCCAGGACTTGTGCTAAAGTACACAGTGTACGATGTGGCGCCTGTCACAGGCCACCATTGAACAACGGCACTGGTTCCTCCCGCTTGTGCTTCTACAAAAGCAGGAGCATTGGGCGGGCCTACATGAAAACTTTGGTTCCCGGCAGTGCTTACGTTTCCTGCCAAGTCACGAGCCAAGTATTTCACTTGGTTGCTTCCATTGGATAGTCCCACTGGAGAAGAATAAACGGTTCCATTAGTAACCACACCACTTCCGTCAAACGCAGGTTCTGTGCCATTCAGTGTATAAATGATTTTATCACATCCGCTTCCACCAGTGTCGGAACAACTGAGTTGGAGCTGAGTTCCTGAGGCAAACGGACCTGATCCAGATGGAGATGCCATCGTGACAATAGGAGCCGTAGTGTCTTTGTTTGTAGTGCGTGTGGTGGATCCAAAACTACCGATTAGGTTTGCGACACAAATGCGGATGGTATTTTCACCTTCGCTAAAATGAGAGTTTACGATTGTTGAAGTAATGTCCGTAGTCGCCAAGGCATTTCCAGTAACATTGGCATTGCTTCCTGTGTTGGTCAGAGCGGTTCCAGTGGAACAACTATTTCCACCTAAACGAATTTGGTAAGTTCCCGCCTTGGAACTTTGCCAACTTAACGATACATTAGAAGATCCATTGATGGCTGCTGTATGGGAATTCACAGTGATGGTTGCGACTTGAGTGTCCACGGTATAGTTTTGTGAATTGACATTGGAAACATTTCCCGCTTTGTCCCGAGCCACAAACTTTGTATAGGTGACTGACCCATCGGTCATGGCAAAGGCTGCGGTATATAAAGTTCCACTACTGACAGTTCCTGTTGTTCCTTGGATGGCTGGATTTGCCGGAGCTGAACCTGCTTGGATCGCATAAGCAATCTGATCACATCCAGAACCACCTGTATCCGAGCAGGATAGAGAAACGGAAGTTGCCACTCCATAATTTCCAGCACCTGGATCCGCAGTCACAGTGGGTGCTGTATCATCCCTCTGCAAGCTAACAGATACAAACCCAGTCAGACCGTTGGAAGCTGTGACACAGATACGATATGTCTTTGTGCCTTCGCCAGTGAAATGAGTATGGGAACGAACAAATCCTTGGTCTACATTGGCTGTCGCAGATCCTGTAGTCGCAATGGTTCCTGAAACACAAGAACTTCCTTCTCTAACTGTAAACGACCCAGAGCGATCGGATCTCCAAGTGGCAGTGGAACTGGAAATTGCGCCAGCACTGGCGCTAATGGAAGCCGAAGATTGGCTGACAAGAGTAAGAGCAGGAATTTTGGTATCGATCGTATAAACAATGCTAATCGGTGTAGAAAGATTTCCTGCAAGGTCACGACAGATGGCTTGGAGGGTATGACTTCCTTCTGTGGATAGAGAAACCACTTGGGAAGACTTTGGAATGACAGTTCCTTGTTTGGGAGAGAAGTTAGGAGCCGATGCATCCAAGGTATAAACAATCGACCCTGGAGCTTTGTTATCCGAACAAGTGAGAGTTGTGGTTTGTGTTGTGGAAAAAGTTCCTGTTAACAAAGAACTGGTGATGATTGGGGGAGTTGTGTCACTTAGGATCGTAACGATAGCCGTATCATTGGGTGTTCCGTCTCCATCTGTATCAAACCCAAGAGGATTGCCATTTGCATCCACAATGATGACCACAGGGTTTCCTGTCCCGCCAGGGCCTGTTGTGAGAAAACCGGGTGGGTTTGGGCTAATATAATAATCAGGTAATCCATCTCCATTCGTGTCTACAGCATCAGGAATTCCGTCCCCATTGGTATCGATTAAAATTAGATTGGGAGTGGTTCCACCTGTGAGATTGATTCCATCGGAAACACCATCTCCATCTGTATCCACTAAGGTTCCATCTGGTTTTCCATCACCTGATAGATCGACTGCGGTTCCTGGTGTTAGATTTTGTGCAGAGGCAGGTGACCCGCCAACAAGTCCTAAGAGAAAGGCAAATAGACTAAAATCTGTTTGGTTGCCACCATTGGAAAAGATTCCCACGCAATGAGTATAGGAAATCAATAGAAAGGAAATTAGAGTTAGTTTTTTTCGCATAACAGGAAGCCGTTTTTTACATATTTCCAAAATAATATTCGGAAATGATAATGTGGGTTCGAACTTGGGATGCGGACAACTAATTTTCATTAGTTTGTCCAAAAAGTGAACTTTTACCGCTAAAAACGTTCCAGAAAGAGGTTTCCACCGTTTCTAACGGTTTTGAAAATAAAGGTGAGTGAACTACGATTGATCTTTCCATTGGATCCCTCGTTTTGTTAGTTCGGCTTCAAGTTTTGGGAGGGAGCTGGGACCAAACCCATGCAATCGAAGTAGGTCTTTTTTCGTATATCGAGATATATCTTCGAGTTTTGAAATCCCAAGTTCACTGATCAATGCTCTCTGGGCAGGTGCTCCGAGAAAACTTAAAAAATTAGAATCATTTGTTTTCATATGCGATTCTTCCAATGCATCACTTGGGTAAAGGGCATCTAGTAGCTTCCCCCGCTTCCGCCCCCGCCCGAGGAACCACCTCCAAAACTTCCTCCGCCACCACCACCGCCCCCGCCACCAGAGGAACCGCCCGAACTGCTCTTTTGTTTTTTGGGAATGGTTTCGTATTCGGTGGCACTATGTTTGCAGTGAGCACAATTTCGTCTGACTTCTACCTTACCTGAACTACTGTAAGTTGCTTCTGACAAAATACGACTGGATTTGCAAACAAAGGTTTCGAACTTACATTCGGGGCAGGTCTTAATCTTACGAAAGGAAGTGCCTTTATGTATGTATTCTGGATCGATATTGGGAAATTTGAGAATGGAGTTGGCCTCACATCCCGGACATACCCAAACATCGTAATCTATGGAATTCACAAGCTCCTCAGAAATTTGACCTTTCGATAAATGGGCGTTATCCTCTTCTTCCGAAAGTTTGACCATAGCGGTTCCACATTTTTTACAGTTTCGTGGTATGTTTCTAATTTTCAATAGTCGTTCGCTTAACTTTCGCAAACGTAGATCACCCCAAAAGATGGCATAAACTACAATGAAGGCGATGGTTAAGAAAATGGAAATGGGGAAAATGGCATCATCCAAAAACTCAGAGAGAAGAGTGATCGTAAAAATAATGGGTGTGACAATCACTCCATAAAACAAAGGGAAGTCTGTTTTATGAACAATATGATATTTTGCTGTCGGAGAAGGAATGATCCAAACAAAAATCCTTTGTAACAAATGTAAGAATAAAAAAAGAGAAATATAACCAAAGACAAAGTATTGTTTGTATTCTCTTGTTTCTTCCTTTTCGATTCTTTCTTGTTCTGTAAGTTTTTCGTTTAAAAGTCTGGATTCTTCATCGTTTAAAAAATAATTTCCAGTGGTATTGTATTTATCGACAGTTTCTTCTAAAATTTTCTTTTCCTCGTCAGTGAGTTGCGAGTAGGACTTCCCTTGGTAGTCATATTCATCCGTTCTTTTGGATTCGTTGGTTGAGTCATTGTTTGAAGGATAGTCACTTATATCTGTCGCAACATTTGTATTAGATGCATTGAATAGTAAGTTTTCTACGGCAATTTCTGGATGGTTCCGTTTATTGATCAGTGCGGCAACCGTATCGGCATGCCCCTTTTGAAAGTTGTCTGCTTTGAATGCGGGAATGGTGTAAGTATCAATGATTCGTTTGACTGTGACATCTGGAAGGTCTCCTTCGAGACCATATCCAATTTCGATTTCCACACGCCTTTGGTCGATGATGTGTAAAACGAGGATTCCATTGTCTTTGCCTTTTTTACCAATTTTCCAATGATTAAATAAAGCAACGGCAAAGTCTTTTGGCACATAACTTCCGATTGTTGGCAAAGTCACTACTGCAATTTCCAATCCGCTCGAGGCCTCTTCGGCACTGATTATATTGTCGATGACGGACGTGTCTGTCAAAACACCGGCACTATCTTCCACCCAACTGTTTCTGAGTTCCTTGGGGTTGGGAACTTTGGAAACGAGCGTGTCTATGGATTCTTCATGGGAGGGGGAGCAGAAGGAAATAGAAAGCAGGGAGGTTGCTACTGCGAGAGTCAGTAGAATCTTATGGAAGTAGGTTTGTCTTGGGTTTAGAAGTGCATTCACGACCGCTAAATTGTAGAAGAGCGGTTTGGAATGTCAAGTCTCAAGTTAAGGGGGAAGCCCACAAGAGGATCCACAAGTAAAGGAAATGGTTCTTGGAGTGAGAGGAGTTCCTGACTGAGAACGAATCCCGGGGCCCAAGGAAATCGTATAAGTTTCGTTAACAAAGCCGTCTGGCATTCCATGAAGTGACTGGCCTTGTATGCTAACGCTTTCTACGGAAACTGGTGGAGTGATCAAAATATTCTCAGAAAACCATGTAGAGTAAGGTACTTCATCTTCTGGAAGTAGAATGATATCTGAAAAATAGAAAGAGAGCATTGATGGAGCATTTTCTACGTAAGTATTATTTTTTGGACCCGAATCAGTAAGTTCAAAAAAACTAGGTTGGTTTCCAGGGGGATAAGCAAAAAAACTCGAAACTTCCACAAGACTAGAATTGTCTTTGATTTCCGTAACTCGAATGTCTAGCGGTGAAGAAACAAGAAGTGTGAAGCTAAAATATGAGGAGCCACCTTTTGTCACAGCAAATGTGGTGGAGCCAGTTGATAAATGAATGAAAAATCTTCCACCAGAATCCGTTGTTGCCGATGAATCTAATCCATCAAGTCCATTGGATCGGCTGTTGACGGTCAGTATTGCATTTGGAACTGCTGCACCTGTTTCATCACGAATTTGGCCAGTGATAGAAATGGCAATGGATGTTGGAGTCAGTCCCAATAGAGGGAGTCCTAGGAGAATGGATGAGTCTTCTTTGGGATCTGGAACCAGGACTTTTTGAACCAATGGGTTGTAGTAGCAGTTTACTAGGTTAAGTAGCAGAACTAAAAGTAAGGAATATTTGAGTTTACGTATGATTAACTTCATTTTCGTAAATATGGCACCTTACATGATGAGGCGCAGTAGCATAATTTTATGCTAATATATGAATTTTATGATATTATATTTTTTTGTCAAAGATAAAACGCTATATTCCATCTATTGCGTGATGGTAAAGTCAAAGATTTAGAAGGTTGGATTTAGATGTCAAATCTCTAGTTAAGGTCCGCAAGTGGCAAGGCAGGTAAAGTTAATGGTTCTTGGAGTCAGAGGTATTCCTGTGGTTGAGCCAATAATTCCGGATCCTAATGTGATTGTATATTTCGTTGTTTGTGAAGAAAATCCATCGACCAATACAATTAAAGATTCTCCTTCAACACTAGTATTTCCTAGTGAGAGCGATGGTGAAACCTGTATGTTTTCGCTCAACCAAATGGCCTCTTGACCTTCCGGGGAAGGTTGTGGTTCCAGTTTGGTCGCGGATTTGACCTGTGACTGATAAGGCGTTGCGGTAGTCAGTCCCAAAAGAGAAAGCCCTTGAATTAGGGATCGGTCTTCTTTAGAGTCAGGAACTAAGATTCTTTGAACGAATGGGTTGTAGTAACAGTTGGCTTAGTTTATCAACAGAATTAGAAGTAAGGAAAATTTAAATTTTTGTATGATAAACTTCATTTTCGTAAATTTGGCGATCAATGTATGACCTTTGCAGAGTTATATGCGAATATATGAATTTTTCGATATATGATAACTGTTTTTCAAGTGAAAAAGCGCTTTATAGGGCTGCGCATCCTGATATACAGGTAAATGTAACCTTTGTTCCAGGAGCCATCGGTTTACCTGATTTTACCTTTATTCCTGATCCAAATGTAGTTGTATATGTGTTTCCTGTACCTACGGGAGAAGATATGTTGAGATCAAATCTATTATTAGATATATTTACCGTTGAAGTGTTGAATTGTATTATGGATTGAGTTTGTATAATATTTGTAGCGATCCAAGTGCTCGCATTGGAAGCATCAATATCTAATGTTTCTGAAAAGGTAAAAGAAAATGTCGTTGGGGAAGACGTAATGTTTTCTCCATCAGCAGGGCTGGAACTTAATAGAAAAAAATAAGGAGATGGTTGTGGCGCGGAAGCAGGTGCAGCAATGAATCCCGCACCTGTTACATTTGGTCTTCCTTATTTCTGAGATGGTTTTTATTGGGAATAGAAGAGTCTATAAATTGTAAGTGATAAGCAATAGATGAAGGTTCAATTTATGATAGGAATGCAAAAAACTATAACAAATGACTAGGTGGCTAACGGAACAACTCTAAAAATATAAAACCAGTGCAAATAAAAAACTAAAAAAATTAAATATTTATCTAGATTTAGCTGAAGCATTAATCGATGAATCATTAACATGTATTTCTTTATTCCAGAAAATGAAAGGGTTAAAATCTTTTTCTAAAAATCTTTGAGTAAAAGAAAGAACTTACAAAGAAAAAGTAACTAAATCTTAGAAGCGATCTTATATAGAGGAACGAGATTAGCATAGATTTAGATATTGATTTTAGTTTTATATTAGAAATTGTTTACGTAATGCGACATTTAAAGCTCTAACTTTCCTCCTGAAATCAAGATCGTTCCTAGTTGATTGGCAAAGTTCCAACCAAAAATGTTATTTTATAGGATGTCTTTTCAATACTGTGGAAATTGTTTTTTATAAAGCTAAAGCACCGATTCGAAACCGGATTGTGGTTGGTTTCATGCTCTTACCTGTTGTAGACTTAATTCCCGGCATAAGTGTTAAAGTATAATCATTTTGAGGTAAATACGACAAACTATCTATCGCGAAATTAACATTGTTACTGGCAACACTTGCAGAATAAAGACTTAATGCGGGTGATATTAAAAAGTTTTCATTTCGCCAGCTGTTGTTATCAGAAGGTAATTCAAGATTCTCTGTAAAAAAGAAACTGAAGCCTGATCCAACTGTAATCGCATAATTTGCGTTTGCAACGACTAATCCATTGTAGGGCATTGAAGAAGTTAAGTCTAAGAATGAAATATCCCCAAGGGAAGAACTATACGCTTCTAAATTATAAACTGTATACGTTGAATTGCTGATTGAGTTTAAGGTTACGATCGGTGGTGTGACAGAAAGTTCGATTCTAAATACAGTTCCAAGATGATCCACCTCAAGGGTCATTGTCCCAGCTGAGCCTACTAATTTA
Coding sequences:
- a CDS encoding chitobiase/beta-hexosaminidase C-terminal domain-containing protein, with the translated sequence MRKKLTLISFLLISYTHCVGIFSNGGNQTDFSLFAFLLGLVGGSPASAQNLTPGTAVDLSGDGKPDGTLVDTDGDGVSDGINLTGGTTPNLILIDTNGDGIPDAVDTNGDGLPDYYISPNPPGFLTTGPGGTGNPVVIIVDANGNPLGFDTDGDGTPNDTAIVTILSDTTPPIITSSLLTGTFSTTQTTTLTCSDNKAPGSIVYTLDASAPNFSPKQGTVIPKSSQVVSLSTEGSHTLQAICRDLAGNLSTPISIVYTIDTKIPALTLVSQSSASISASAGAISSSTATWRSDRSGSFTVREGSSCVSGTIATTGSATANVDQGFVRSHTHFTGEGTKTYRICVTASNGLTGFVSVSLQRDDTAPTVTADPGAGNYGVATSVSLSCSDTGGSGCDQIAYAIQAGSAPANPAIQGTTGTVSSGTLYTAAFAMTDGSVTYTKFVARDKAGNVSNVNSQNYTVDTQVATITVNSHTAAINGSSNVSLSWQSSKAGTYQIRLGGNSCSTGTALTNTGSNANVTGNALATTDITSTIVNSHFSEGENTIRICVANLIGSFGSTTRTTNKDTTAPIVTMASPSGSGPFASGTQLQLSCSDTGGSGCDKIIYTLNGTEPAFDGSGVVTNGTVYSSPVGLSNGSNQVKYLARDLAGNVSTAGNQSFHVGPPNAPAFVEAQAGGTSAVVQWWPVTGATSYTVYFSTSPGVTTASTSFGPVADPYATITGLTGGTLYYFRVVASSVAGSSTVSLLEASAITTTTPPGTNTTGIHVDISAGQGNSSGYLPRVVLDQVSSKLLVVTQNGGTIFDRTPSLFRCNLDGTNCTHADLSAGQLAGSLAFSNGSIVLDWVSSKLLLIVENRLNNYKPSLFRCNLDGTSCNHTDISAGQGNNSGFSPNAIVDLTNGKLLVITQNGDYGNAKLSLFRCNLDGTSCNHTDISAGQAANSGLIPSAVINPINGKLLVVTTNGANFSKPSLFIW
- a CDS encoding TPM domain-containing protein: MNALLNPRQTYFHKILLTLAVATSLLSISFCSPSHEESIDTLVSKVPNPKELRNSWVEDSAGVLTDTSVIDNIISAEEASSGLEIAVVTLPTIGSYVPKDFAVALFNHWKIGKKGKDNGILVLHIIDQRRVEIEIGYGLEGDLPDVTVKRIIDTYTIPAFKADNFQKGHADTVAALINKRNHPEIAVENLLFNASNTNVATDISDYPSNNDSTNESKRTDEYDYQGKSYSQLTDEEKKILEETVDKYNTTGNYFLNDEESRLLNEKLTEQERIEKEETREYKQYFVFGYISLFLFLHLLQRIFVWIIPSPTAKYHIVHKTDFPLFYGVIVTPIIFTITLLSEFLDDAIFPISIFLTIAFIVVYAIFWGDLRLRKLSERLLKIRNIPRNCKKCGTAMVKLSEEEDNAHLSKGQISEELVNSIDYDVWVCPGCEANSILKFPNIDPEYIHKGTSFRKIKTCPECKFETFVCKSSRILSEATYSSSGKVEVRRNCAHCKHSATEYETIPKKQKSSSGGSSGGGGGGGGGGSFGGGSSGGGGSGGSY
- a CDS encoding carboxypeptidase-like regulatory domain-containing protein, which codes for MKLIIRKLKYSLLLVLLLNLVNCYYNPLVQKVLVPDPKEDSSILLGLPLLGLTPTSIAISITGQIRDETGAAVPNAILTVNSRSNGLDGLDSSATTDSGGRFFIHLSTGSTTFAVTKGGSSYFSFTLLVSSPLDIRVTEIKDNSSLVEVSSFFAYPPGNQPSFFELTDSGPKNNTYVENAPSMLSFYFSDIILLPEDEVPYSTWFSENILITPPVSVESVSIQGQSLHGMPDGFVNETYTISLGPGIRSQSGTPLTPRTISFTCGSSCGLPP
- a CDS encoding Ig-like domain-containing protein, whose amino-acid sequence is MAAPASAPQPSPYFFLLSSSPADGENITSSPTTFSFTFSETLDIDASNASTWIATNIIQTQSIIQFNTSTVNISNNRFDLNISSPVGTGNTYTTTFGSGIKVKSGKPMAPGTKVTFTCISGCAAL
- a CDS encoding carboxypeptidase-like regulatory domain-containing protein translates to MNHRLNLRSVSVILSLWMLLGNCYFNPFVNGILNPTEEENNNSTLGLLGLGPSSIIVTGQLISLGAGVSGATVKIADSTDTTNQSVTNSAGRFKLVGSAGTMTLEVDHLGTVFRIELSVTPPIVTLNSISNSTYTVYNLEAYSSSLGDISFLDLTSSMPYNGLVVANANYAITVGSGFSFFFTENLELPSDNNSWRNENFLISPALSLYSASVASNNVNFAIDSLSYLPQNDYTLTLMPGIKSTTGKSMKPTTIRFRIGALAL